CGGCCCTGGGCGCCGAAGATCTGGCCGACCCGTTGATCGCGCCGGTTGCCGATGCCGCGCACCAGCGGGCGAGGGAGTTGCTGGCCTTGGCAGACGGGAGCGGCTAAGCGCCCCCGTTGGCCGGCGCGCTCTGGCCGAACCGCTGCTGGATCTGGTGCAGCACGCTCTCGGCTCGGTCCAGCCTGGCCCAGATGCCCCAGGGGCCGTGCAGCCCAAGCGACATGTTGTCCAGAATGCCGCGCTGGTCCGCGGTGCGGCCGCTGTCGATCACGGCGATTCTGAAGGCCGTCAACTCGTCTGATTCGTCCCCGAACAGCTCGCGCAGAATATTGCCGCTCTCGTCCGCCCACTGCAAGTAGTCGAACGGATTCGGCCCCGTGGCGCGCAGATAGGCGAGACGGCTCAACTGCCGGTCGAGATAGCTCCGCACCTTCGCCGGCGCGGCCTCCGGAGCCGCCATCATCCGCCTCCCGCTGCCAGCTTCGGCAGCCGTGGGCATTGTACGAAGCCGGCCGTACGAGGCGCCAGCGGGTGCAGTCATTCAGCACGGCCGGGCGGGCACAAGCAATCTTTCCCACCCACACGGGCGCTCGTGTACCGTATATCCCGGACACAATGTCCCGGCGGGAACGAGCTGCCAGGCGGAGGAGCGGCCGGATGGCGCATTCCAGCTTCCACCTGCGCGCCACGCTGCTGCCTTACGGCGATGCCGCGAGCGACTTATGGATCGCCGGCGGCCGCATCAGCTTCACGCCGGTGGTCGGCGCACGAGAACTGGCCCCGGCCGGTGGCTTTGCGCTCCCCGGGCTGGTCGACAGCCACGTGCATCTCACCGTCGATTTCGGCCGCCTCGGTCTGCCGCGCGGCAGCGCCGAGCTGGTGGCAGAGAACCGGCGGCGCCAGCTCGCCGCCGGTGTGCTGCTGCTGCGCGACATTGGCTCGGTGAGCGACGCGGCGATCGGGCTGCCCGACGACGACGGGCTGCCAAAGGTGCAGCCGGCGGGGCGCTACCTCGCGCCGGCCGATGGCTACGGCGGGATGCAACGGCCGACAACGCCGGAACGCCTGCCGGAAGTGGCCGCGGGGCAGGCGCGGCTGGCGCCCTGGGTGAAGATCATCGCCGACTGGCCGCGCGTCGCCTCCGACGGCGCGATTCCGGCGCTGCATCGTGGCGAAGTCAACTATTCGGCGGAACGACTGACGGCGGCGGTGGCAGCCGCGCACGCGGCCGGCGCGCGGGTCGCGGTGCACGCCATGTCGCACGCCGCGGTGGCCGCCGCCGTCGCCGCGCGCGTGGACTGCATCGAGCACGCCACGGAGGCGGACGCCGCGCAGGTCGAGGCGATGGCGGCCGCGGGCATCGCCTGGACACCGACGCTGGCCGCCCTCCAGGCGACGCTGCGCAGTGCCGAGCATCGCGGCCAGCCGGATGTCGCCGCGTGGCTGCGCGCCTGCTTCGAACGGCTGCGCACGGTGCTGCCGCGGGCGCGAGCGCTGGGCGTGCCGGTGCTCGCCGGCACCGATGTGCTGCCGCCGGGCGCCGTCGTGCGCGAGGTCGCTGCCTTGCAAGAAAGTGGCCTCACGCCCGCGGATGCCCTGGCGGCCGCCTCCAGCGCGGCGAGATCCTACCTTGGCGTGGCGGGAATCGAAGCCGGCGCTCCGGCGGACCTCGTGCTCTACCCGGTGGACCCGCGCAACGACCCCGAGGTACTGGCCAGCCCGAAGTTGATCATGCTCGGAGGCCAGATCATCAGCCGCGGCGCTTGAAGCGAGGCCGGTGGTATCCAGCCGTGCGAGGCGCCCGGCGCGCCTTCAGACCCGGCCGGCGAGTATCGAGATCTCTCCTTCGCCTGTTGTACGGCACGAAGGAGATGATCCGGGCGATGCGGGCCGCTCAGTTCAGGAACATCGAGTAGAAGGCCGGCAGTCGATCGCGCCGATCGCCAAGGCCGGCGACATCGAGCCGGTGGACGTACTCGTTGATCTGCTTCTTGCGCACGGCGAGGAATTTTTGTACGCCGAGGTCCATCTTGTCCCGGCCGCCGCCCAGCAGCAGCGCTACGGCCTCGAACATCGCGTTGTCCTGGATCTCGGTGAAGAGGACGCCCTCGCCTTTATCCAGATAGGCGTGGATCTCCTCGCGGCGCTCCGGTTCTTTTTCCAGCACGTACTTCAGGTGCATCACGCCGAAGGCCAGGTGGCGCGACTCGTCCTGCGCGCACATGCGAAAGATGCGCTTGTCCACGTCGGTTTGGCCGATCCACTCGCCGCAACGGAACAGGCTCTGCACGAAGCCTTCCGAGAGCACGTGCATGATCGCCGACATCTCGGAGAAGTCGCGCCCGTCCATGATGTTGCGCAGGCCGGCGGCGCCCGTCTCTTGCAGGAGGCCGCCGCCGTTCACCAGGGCGCGCTTGCGAAAGACGTCGAAGTGGCGCGCCTCGTCCATCACCTGCGTCGACAGGAAGAGCTTGGCCTCGAAGTACTCGGCGGGAATCTGCGGAATCCACTTGCCCGGCACGTCGCCGGCGATGAACTCGACCTCGGTCAGGTAGGTGCAGAGCTGGCACATCGCGCGTTCGAGGTCCTCGGGCAACTCGCTGAGCTCACGCCAGGGAATATCCGTCGCCGAGGACCACTGGCGCTGCAGCGCCTCCTCGTAGAGGAAGGTCGCGTTCTCGGCCCAGACGTCGGCGCGATCGCGGATCGTGTAACCCACGCTGGCGACACCGGACCGCGCCTCGGCGCCGCGCGGCAAGTACGTCGCCCGGCGCGTGCTCTCCGGAATCTCGCCGTACGATCCGATGCGAATGTCGTCGAGCGTCAGGCCGCGTTTGCCGGGCCGTGCCCGCACGCCCCATTCCGCCGCGGAAGGGCCGCTCAGCTCCTGAACCCGCGCTTCGATCTCGCGTGTGTCGATCGCCATGACCATGCCCCCCGCGCCTGCATCGCTTTGCCTGTACACAAGTATCCGAATCGACGGCGCAGCCTGTCAATCAACACCGGTCACCAGGCCGCGGGCAACCGCACCCCGGTTCGCGGCCGGGCAGCAATACGTAGGACAGCGGTGCGGCGAGCAGCAATAAGAGGCCGGCGCAGGCGGCGGCGCCTTCACGCCAGCTATTGCGGTAGACGATCGCGCTGAGCCACGGCGTCACCCCGCCAAGCCCGGCAAGCAACGACGCTGCGAGCGCCGGCCAGGCGCCGGCACGCGGCAGGGCGTGCCGCAGTTGTTGCCAGCCGCCTGCCAGCACAGCGGCGCGGGCCAGGCCGAGGAGGATCAGCGTCGCTGTCAGCTGCCAGAGATGCGTCAGGTTCGGCAAGGCCAGCAGCAGGAGCAGGCCGCCGGCCAGGCTGCCCGCCGTGACCGGTGTACGCACGCCGGCGCGGCGCGTGAGGAGCACTGCGCCGTGCATCGCCAGCCCGGTTGCCGCCAGCGAGATCGCGCCAACGAGAATCAACGCCGCGTTCGGCCAGGCGAACTCCTGACCCATCGACCCGTGCAGCGGCAGCGCCGCCCACACGCCGGCTCCCGCGTTCAGCGCCAGCGCGGCGGCGGCCACACAGGCAGGAATAAACTCGGCGCGCCGGCTCAAGCGATGCCCGGCAGGGGCAATTGCATCGCCTGGCCACTGGGGAATGCTTCGATGCCGCGGCGGCGCAGATCCTGCGCGAACTCCGGCGCAAAGCCGTGCAGGGTGTAGACCATGCGCGCCCGTGAAAGCTCTACGTAGCGCAGCAGATCGTCGTAACCGCAGTGGTCGGAGAGCGGGAACGCCTCGTCGCAGCGGTAGCGGAACCTCGCGCCGGAGTCCATCGCCCAGCCGGAAAGCATGGCGAAGCGGAAGCGCCGCTCATCGCCGAAGAGCCGGTTCTTGCGCGACTGCGGCGGGCAGACGATCACGGTGCGATCGTCCGCGGGCGCATCCCAGCCCGCGCACTCGGGCAACTGCACACCGTGGCGGGCGTAGACGGCGTTGATCGCCTGGATCGCGGGGTGCACCAGCGTGGGCAGGCCATGCCGCTGCAGCAGGGCGATCACCTCCTGCGCCTTGCCCAGCGAGTAGGCGAAGAGCACCGGCGTCTGTCGCGTGGCGAAGCCCTGCTCGCAGAAGGCGACGATTTGCGACACAACACGCTCTTCCGGCGGAAAGACGTAGCGCGGCCGCCCGAAGGTCGTCTCCATCACCAGCAGATCGGCCTCGGGCACTACGGCCCTCTCCGTCGTGGCCGAGGGACGCAGCCGCAGATCGCCGGAGTAGAGCAGCCGGCGGCCGCCTGCTTCCACCAGCGCCTGCGCCGAGCCGAGCACGTGCCCGGCGGGATAGAGCGTGAGCCGCGCCGGACCGACTCGCAGCGGCGCATGAAAGGGAAGCGCCCGCAAATCCGCGCCGCCGTAGCGAAGGCGAATCAGGTCGGCGGTCGCCGGCGTGCAGATGGTGCGCGCGTGGCGGCGCACGTGGTCGGAGTGAGCGTGAGAAACCACCGCCAGCGGCCGCGCCGCGTGCGGATCCAGCCACAGGCCGGCGGAGGGGATGCTCACGCCGTCGCCAATTGCGAACGCTTCGTCTCGCATGCCGGGCAGACGCTCCTGCTGGCATCGTACGATACTGTCGCAGCTTCCCGGATCGCCGGTTCGCCCGGTGGGGCCGCCCGCTCCGCGACCGCAACAGCCGGGCAGGAAGGAGGGGCCGTGATCCTGATCTGGGTGTTCGACGGCCTGCGACCGGACCTCGTGCAGCCGGCGCTGATGCCGCGGCTCAACGCCATGCGGCAGCGCGGCGCCTGGTTCAGTCAAAGCTACTGCGCCTTCCCGCCCGTCACGCGCGTCAATGCGGCCACGCTGGCCAGCGGCTCGTCGCCGGCGCTGCACGGCATTCCCGGCAACACGCTGTACCTGCGAGCTGGCGCCGGAGGCCGCTTCGGCAGCACCGGCGACGACGCCGTCCTGCGCGGCCTGCGCGTCGGGTCCGCCGCACCGTTGCTGGGGGCGCCCACGCTGGCGGAAACGCTGGCGGCGCATGGGCAGCACACACTGGTGGTGGGTACAGGCTCGCCCGGCTGTGCCTATCTGCTGCATCCAGAGGTTGGGCGGGCCGGCGGTGCGATCTGGCATCCCGCCTTCTGCGAGCCGGCCGGCCTGGGCGCCCGCGTGGCGGCAGTGCTGGGCCCTCAACCGGACACCACTGGTTACAGCGTCGAGGCGCTCAGCGCCCGCGTCGATTATGCCGCGCGGGCGCTGAGCGAAGTCCTGGTCCCGGCGATCGAGCCGGCGCTGGTCATCTTCTGGTGTACCGTGCCGGACGGACTGCACCACCGCTTCGGTCTGGGCAGCCCGGAGGCAACGGCCGGGCTGCACCGCGCCGATGCGACCTTCGGCGGCGCCATAGATGCCCTGGCCGAGCGGACCGGCAACTCGCTCGATGTGATCGTCACCGCGGACCACGGCTATGCGACCGTCAACCGGCACGTGGATGTGGCGGGCGAACTGGGCGCGACGTGGCGGAGCCGGCGCCACGCGGACGCCTGGGCGGTCACGGTGGATGGCGGTGCGGCGCACCTCTTCGCACGGGACGGCAGGAGGCCGGACGCGGCCCTACGCCGCGTGACGGTCGAAAGCTTGCTCGAGCACGATTGGGCGGGAGCGGTGTTCGCCGGAGAGGAGACGCCCGGGGCGCTGCCGCTGGCTGCGCTGGGCATCGACTGCGCGCGGGCGCCCGACCTGCTCGTGACCTTCGCCTGGAGCGATGCGCCGAACGCCCACGGTTTCCGCGGCCAGAGTCCGGGCGGCGGCGCCATCGCCATCGGCGCCGGCGATCACGGCGGCGCCGCGCCCTTCGAATTGCGAAACACGCTGCTGGCTGCAGGACCGTCGTTCCGGCAGGGCGCGTGGAATGGGGCTGCCGGCATCGGAGACATCGCGCCGACCGTGTGCCGCCTGCTCGGCGTGCCCGCTCCGGCGCGGTGGGACGGGCGTGTGCTGCATGAAGCGCTGGCTGGCCAGGAAGCGGTGCAGACAGGACACGCCGGCGCGGAGTCGGCGGAGCTGCTGATGGCCGGCGAGGACGCCAGGCAGCTCTGGCTTTCATTGGTGCGCCGCGGCAGGAGCGCCTATGTGCAGGCGGCCGGAAGGGGCGACCCGGCCGCCTTTTCTTATGACTGAGCCCGGCGGCGCACTGCCAGGCGCAGCACAATTGCCAGCATCTCCTAAGCGATCAATGGCGTACACTGCTAACGAACACCCTGTCCGACCCGCAGGCGCACCGCGTTGCGGATTCCGTTACCGATCCGTACCGCGACGTGCCGCTGCGTCGATGCGCGGCGCCGGGAGCGGGTGCGACAATCGTGGAGGCGCTGGGCCATGCGGACGAGCGGACGCGGGAGGCGCGCCGCCGGCCGCGAGCGGACAGCACCCCACGAGGAGCGGGGCACGATGGCGGTCGAATCTCCGGCCGGAATCAGTATGTTGGTAGTCAGCGACGGCCGCGATTGGCCCGATGCGACGGCAGGCGGGCTGGAGAAGCTCGGCTGGATGACCTGGCGCATCTCGCCGGCCGATGTCGAACGTGGGGACGTTGCCAGCCGGCCGCCCGAGGTCGCCGTGATCGCCCTCTCGCAACCGCTCGGCTCGATCGTCAACACCGTGCAGAATCTGGACGCCGAGGCGCCGGGCCTGCCAATGATCGTGCTGAGCGACGATCCGGCCGTCGCCGAGCAGGCGCTCTTCGCCGGCGCCATCGCCGTCCTGCCCTGGAGCGCCCGCGCCTCGCTGGTGCATGCGCAGTTGCGCGCCGTGCTGCGCCACGCCGCCGGCACGCGCCCGGCCAGCGAGCCCGCGGGCATTCTGCGCGTGCGCTCGCTCAAGGTCGATTCACTGCGCTGCGAAGTGACCGCCAACCACCGCCGCCTCGACCTGACGCCGACCGAATACCGCATCCTGCACGCCCTGGTGAAGCATGCCGGCCGCGTGCTCGGCGCCGACTTCCTCCTGCAGCAGGCGGCGGGCGTCAACCTCAAAGCGCCGAGTCCCCGCGAGATCGTCAAGGTGCACGTCGCGCGGCTGCGGCGCAAGCTCTTCGAAGCGACCGGCGAACCGGACTACATCGTGAACGTGCGCAACGTCGGCTACTTGCTGGAGCGGCGTCGGCGAACCTCCCGCAGAACACCGGACAGCTCGGCCCCCTGAGCGAGACAACGCCCACGCGCGACTGATTCCGTTGTCGCCCTCATTGCCCGCGCGGTACGATGATCGCAGGAGATCGTCTGGCCGCGAGGGCTCGGTATGCGCTTCCTGCTCGTGGCGATTCTTGGCTATCTAATCGGCGCGCTGCCTGTCGCCTACCTGGTCACGCGCCTGCTCACCGGGCGTGACTTGCGCCGGCTCGGCACCGGCAACGTCGGCGTGATGAACACGATCCGCCAGGCGGGGCTGCCCGCCGGCATGATTGTGTTCCTGGCGGAAGGCGGCAAAGGCGCCGCCGCCGTGGCGCTTGGCCGGGCGCTCACGCGCAACGTAGACGGCGCCTTGCTGGCCGCGTTGCTGGCGCTGATCGGCGTGAACTGGTCGGTGTTTGTCGGCTTCGCGGGCGGGCGCGGTTCAACGCTGTGCGTGTTCGTTTGCCTCGTGATCGCGCCGTGGGTGTTGCTGGGCAGCGCCGCGGTCTGGCTGGCGGTCTATACGCTGCGCCGCGACAACTTCATCGCCACGCGGGTGAACATTATCGCCTTTCCCCTGCTGACGCTGGCGATTACGCACCGCTGGACGTTCTTCGTCTTCGCCTCGCTCGCCTGCCTCGTCGTGCTGCTGCGGCACGACCGCCGCACCGATGACCACTACCAGCTCGCTGTCCAGCCCGTGCGCCACGACGATTGATGCGCGTGCCCAACCCAAATGCATGCACCCCTGCCCCGCGCACGGCGCAAGCCGGCCACGGGCGCTCGATCCGTGGGGCCGGACGCACGATTGCGGAACCGTCGCGCGCACGCAGGAGATGCCGATGAACGCCTTTCACCGCTGGTACTGCCGCTCCGGCCGCTGGCGCCGGCGGCTCTACGACACGATCCTGCCCGGACTCTTCAAAGACGTGGACCTGGGCGACGATCCGCTGGAGATTGGCCCTGGCCCTGGGATCACCACCGACTGGCTGCGCCAGCGCGTGCCGCATCTCACGGCGATCGAGATCGACCGGCGGCTGGCGGCGTCGCTTGAGCAGCGCCTGGCGGGCAGCAACGTCACCGTGATCGAAGGCGACGCGGCGAAGATGCCGTTTCCCGATGCCGCCTTCAGCGCGGCCATCAGCCTGACCATGCTGCATCACGTACCCACGCGGTTGCAGGACCGCCTGCTGGGCGAGGCGTGCCGCGTGCTCAAACCCGGCGGCGTCTTCGTCGGCATCGACAGCACGCCGAGCTTCGTCTGGAACCTCTACCACCTGTTCGACGACCGCTTTCCTGTGGATCCGGACGGTTTCGGCGCGCGGCTGGAGCGCGCCGGCTTCGGCGACGTCAGCGTGCGCCGGAATCCCGGCCGGCCCGGCTTCAGTTTCCGCGCCCGGCGGCCGCCCGCCTGACCCGTTTGCGGTGACGATACGGCGTCCGCCTACTGCGCCGGCGAGTAGGCCGTGGGACGCAGGAAGCGGGCGTTGATCCGCAGCAGCAGCGGGCCGTCGGCCTCCGAGGCGGCGCGCGCCTTCTGCCATTCCTCATCGGCGCCGAACGCCTTCCACTTGCGTTCGCGGTCCCCCATGTCGTCGAAGCGCATCATGTAGACGAGCTCGTTGCTGTAGCCGCCAATCTCGTTGGTCCAGAAGCCGACCACGTCCATCTTGTAACGGGCGAAGATCTTGAGCGTGACCTCCGCGAAGCGCTTGTTCAGCGCCGGAAGCTTGCCGGGCAGGGCCTCGTAGCTGCGCAGCTCGTAAAGCACGGCGGATCTCTCCTTCGCAAGCCGCCCGCCGGCGTCGTCCTGCCGGCACGGCCAGCGCGCATGATACGAAGGGCACGGCGTCTCGGCAATCCGGCACGCCACCCGGTCAGGCAATAGCCCTGTGCTACACTTCCCACGCTGCGGCGGCCGCAGAACGACTGCATGGCGCCCGGCAGTTTTCGTTGAGGACGGCTGCATGATCGCCATCATCGGCGGCACGGGCGATGAGGGGCTCGGCCTGGCCATGCGCTTCGCCGCGGCGGGCGAAGCGGTCGTGATCGGCTCGCGTTCGCACGAGCGCGCGGCGGCGGCGGCGGAGAAGGTGCGCCAGGCCGTGCCCGACGCCCGGGTTGAGGGCGCAGAGAATCCCGAAGCCGTGCGCCGCGCCGAGACCGTGATCATCGCCGTGCCATACTCCGGCCAGCGCGACACGGTGACGGCGCTCAAGGACCTGATCGGCACGAAGCTCACGATCAACATCGTCGTGCCGATGGAGTTCGGCCAGGGCGGCGCCCGTGCCGTGGCGGTGGAGGAAGGCTCCGCCGCCGAGCAGACGAAGGCGATTCTCGGCCCCGACAGCCGGCTGGTGAGCGCCTTTCACAACCTCAGCAGCCATGAATTAATGGCCGTCGGCAAGCCGCTCGACTGCGATGTGCTCGTTTGCGGCGGCGACACGGAGAGCCGCAAGCAGGTGCTCGACCTCGCCGCCAGGCTGCCCGGCTGCCGCGGCATCGATGCCGGCCCCCTGCGCAATTCGCGCTACATTGAGGACATCACCGTGCTCCTGGTCGGCATCAACCGGCGCTACAAGACGCAGTCGGGCGTGCGCATCGTCGGCCTGTCTCAGGACTGATTGGACCGGCCGTCCGCGCTCTCCGAGAGGAAGCCAGCAATGACCCAGTCGCACCAGGCAGCGGACCGCGCCTTCGTGGACGCACAGACGGAGCTGCGCATCCTGCCGCTGCGCGGTATCCCCGAACTGACGCCGGGCGACGACCTGCCCGGCGAGATCGCGCGCGCCGCGGAAGCGAGTGGCGTCGGCCTTCAGACCGGCGACGTGCTGGTGATCGCGCAGAAGGCCGTCTCCAAGGTCGAGGGCTGCCTCGTCGATCTGAACACGATTGAGCCGTCGGCCTTCGCCCGCACCTGGGCCGCGGCCTTCGGCAAGGACCCGCGCCAGACCGAGGTGGTGCTGCGCGAATCGGCGCGCATCGTCAAGATGGCGAACGGTGTGCTGATCTCGGAGACGCGCCACGGCTTCGTCTGCGCCAACGCCGGCGTCGACGCCTCCAACGTCGGCGGCCACGACGTGCTCTGCCTGCTGCCGCCCGATCCTGACGCCTCTGCCGAGGGGATTCGCCAGGCACTGCGCGAGCGGCTCGGCGTCGAGGTCGCGGTGATCATCTCCGACACCTTCGGCCGGCCCTGGCGCGAATCGCTGACCAACGTCGCGATCGGCGTGGCCGGCATGGCGCCGATCCGCGACTACGTCGGCCTGACCGACGCGCACGGCTACGAGCTGCGCGTGACGACGCTCGCCGACGCCGACGAGCTGGCCGGCGCGGCCGAGCTGGTGATGGGCAAGATCGCCGCCGTGCCCGCCGCGATTGTGCGCGGCTTCGTCTACACCCCGGCCGAGGGCTCGGCCCGCCAGCTTGTGCGGGTGCCGGAGCGCGATCTGTTCCGCTGAGCGGCGACAGAAAAGGGAAGGCGACAACACGATGTTCGGGGGACAGGTGGTGCCCTGCGCGGCCTGCGCCAGGCCCGTACCGATGGCGATCGCCAGGGTCGTCAAGGGCCGGCTCTATCACCGCGCCTGCGCGCCGTAATCGCGCGTCTACGAACAACGCGATTGCGATCTGATAGACTGACGCGCATGACACACAGCGCCAACACCTCGGCTCAGTACCAGGAGATCGCCGACCACATCGCCGCCGCCGCCGCCGCGCGATCGCGGGTGCTTGCGCTCACGTCGTCGCTCGACGACGGCGACGGCGCCTGGCCGCCGGCAGCGGGCCAATGGTCGGCGCGGGAGATCGTCGAGCACCTTGTGCTGGCGGAGCAATCCGGCGTGCAGTTCATCTGGCTCGCCGCCGCGGGGGTGCGCGGCGGGGCGCCGCTGTGGAGCGGCGATCCCGTGCACCGCGGCCAATCGATCGAGGCGGTGATCGCCGGCACCTGGCGCTTCAAGGAGGAAGCGCCGGCGAACGCGACGCCGAAGGCGGCCGCGCCGCTGGCCTACTGGCGGGCGGTCTTCGCGGCGCTGCAGCCGGTCCTGGATGCGCTCGGGCTACAGCTCGACGGGCTCGACCTGGAGACAGTGATCTACCCGCATTTCATCTCGGGCCCGCTCGACGCCTGGCAGCGGCTGGAGTTCATCCGCTGGCACATCGAGCATCACCAGCAGCAGCTCGAGGCGGCGCTCGCGGCGCTCGCGAAGCGCGGCAGCAGATAGCCCGAGGCCGACCTCGACAGGCGATGCCGTGGCGATCGTCGCGCCTTCGCCGCAAGCGCTACGGCCAGAACAGCCGCGCCGCCGCCTGGCGCAGCTCCGAGCGGTGGTCCGGGTGCGCGATCGCGATCAGCGCTTCCGCCCGCTCGCGCACCGAGCGGTTGAGCAGGCGGGCGATACCGTACTCGGTGACGACGATGTCGGCGAGGTCGCGCGGCACGGTCACGATCTGCCCGGCGTCGAACTGCGGCGCGATGCGCGAGACCGTGCCGCCTCGGGCGGTAGACGGCAGCACCACGACGTAGCGCCCGCCGCGCGACATGAAGGCGCCGATGGCAAACGCGAGCTGCCCGCCGGTACCGCTGAAGATGCGCGGTCCGATCGTCGAGGCGGCGATCTGACCGGTCAGGTCGACGGCCAGCGCATTGTTGATCGCCACGTAGTTGTCGTTGGCGGCGATGCTGCGCGGGTCGTGCAGGTAGTCGACGGCGCGGAACTCGAAGGCGGGGTTGCCGTCGATGAAGGCCACGTCCTCGGGGCTGTTGCCCGCGGCGGTGGTGACGAACTTGTGCGGGTGCGTCGTCATGCAACGGCCGGTGATCACGCCCTCTCGCGCCAGATCCACGGTGCCGGGCACGGTCAGCTCGCCGAAGTAGCCGAGGTCGTGCTTGCCGTTCAGGCCGCCGAGCCGCACCAGGTTGCCCGTCGTGCTGCCGACGCCGATCTGGATCGTATCGCGGTCGTGCACGATCGAGCCGGCGTAGCCGGCGATCGCCGCGTCCCACGGGTCCGGATCGGGATAGGCGCGCGGCTGCGGCGCGGTGTGGTCCTCCACGAACCAATCGATCGCGGAGACGGGCAGCCAGGAATCGCCGAAGGTGCGAGGCAGATGCTGGTTCACGGTCGCGATCACCCGGCGAGCACGGGGCACGACGCTGCCGGCGTCCCACACCGCGTTGCCCAGGCAGACGTAGCCCTGCTCGTTCGGCGGCGAGACGGTGATGATCGCCGTATCGATCGGCCGCGCCTCTTCGCGGTTCTCATCGATCGCCCTGTGCGCCCCGTAGATCATGAAGGGCGTGTAATCGGCAGTGCGGCGTGCGAGCGCCTCGTGCGAGACGGGGTTGGCGTGGATCACGCTGATCTCGATCGCGCCGGC
The sequence above is drawn from the Dehalococcoidia bacterium genome and encodes:
- a CDS encoding acetyl-CoA hydrolase/transferase C-terminal domain-containing protein; the encoded protein is MSLVARPALRPDWQAWYAERLVSAEQAAAQIRSGEHLYIPVGMQTRSVVAALLARRAGLSEVRITCMPVGDLGWFAPELAGAIEISVIHANPVSHEALARRTADYTPFMIYGAHRAIDENREEARPIDTAIITVSPPNEQGYVCLGNAVWDAGSVVPRARRVIATVNQHLPRTFGDSWLPVSAIDWFVEDHTAPQPRAYPDPDPWDAAIAGYAGSIVHDRDTIQIGVGSTTGNLVRLGGLNGKHDLGYFGELTVPGTVDLAREGVITGRCMTTHPHKFVTTAAGNSPEDVAFIDGNPAFEFRAVDYLHDPRSIAANDNYVAINNALAVDLTGQIAASTIGPRIFSGTGGQLAFAIGAFMSRGGRYVVVLPSTARGGTVSRIAPQFDAGQIVTVPRDLADIVVTEYGIARLLNRSVRERAEALIAIAHPDHRSELRQAAARLFWP
- a CDS encoding DinB family protein; this translates as MTHSANTSAQYQEIADHIAAAAAARSRVLALTSSLDDGDGAWPPAAGQWSAREIVEHLVLAEQSGVQFIWLAAAGVRGGAPLWSGDPVHRGQSIEAVIAGTWRFKEEAPANATPKAAAPLAYWRAVFAALQPVLDALGLQLDGLDLETVIYPHFISGPLDAWQRLEFIRWHIEHHQQQLEAALAALAKRGSR